One genomic window of Paenisporosarcina antarctica includes the following:
- a CDS encoding glycerophosphodiester phosphodiesterase family protein, which translates to MKKLMFLSILLIMYGCTQQPPQQPPIERPSLPNYDFLIIAHRGASAYTTGHTLAAYEMAVHMGADYIEIDLRMTKDGKLVALHDSVVTLHNAQQAVADVTFDEIQLLFPGKEFDKNHLAYTLPNLEDLRVVDLSEILFHFGDSVNYYIEMKSPEEYPNIEEELLRQLREHHLLNRDDATPKVIIQSFDAPSLKEMFALEPSIPLIQLYKFSKEAKLSKKELRELTKYASGVGVNVEVVNRKFIDSMHRARLLVHPYTVNDEDLMRSLKKFGVNGIFTDRPDVAYRVKNEKSSIDID; encoded by the coding sequence ATGAAGAAACTGATGTTCCTATCAATTCTTCTGATCATGTATGGTTGTACACAACAACCACCACAACAACCACCCATTGAACGTCCTTCTTTACCGAATTATGATTTTCTCATCATCGCCCATCGCGGCGCATCAGCCTATACAACAGGTCATACACTTGCTGCTTATGAGATGGCCGTTCATATGGGAGCGGATTACATAGAGATTGATTTGCGCATGACAAAGGATGGAAAACTTGTCGCCCTACATGATTCAGTTGTCACGCTTCACAATGCCCAACAAGCAGTAGCTGACGTCACATTCGACGAAATTCAACTTCTTTTCCCAGGTAAAGAGTTTGATAAAAACCATCTAGCGTATACGTTACCAAATTTAGAAGATTTACGAGTAGTTGATTTGTCGGAGATTTTGTTTCACTTCGGTGACAGCGTTAATTACTACATTGAAATGAAATCACCCGAAGAGTATCCAAATATTGAAGAAGAGCTGTTGCGACAACTTCGGGAACATCACTTACTTAATCGAGATGATGCCACTCCAAAAGTGATCATTCAATCCTTTGACGCTCCTAGTCTGAAGGAAATGTTTGCTTTAGAGCCTTCCATTCCATTAATACAACTATATAAGTTTAGCAAAGAAGCCAAGCTATCAAAAAAAGAACTTCGAGAACTGACTAAATATGCTTCGGGAGTCGGTGTAAATGTAGAAGTGGTGAATCGAAAATTTATTGATTCGATGCACCGCGCACGCTTGCTTGTTCACCCTTATACCGTCAATGATGAAGATTTGATGCGCAGTCTTAAGAAATTCGGTGTAAATGGAATTTTCACGGACAGACCAGATGTCGCGTATCGTGTGAAAAACGAGAAAAGTAGTATAGATATTGACTAG
- a CDS encoding glycosyltransferase, translated as MRKISDYIYSRRKNKKTNLDFDGSHKHFVFENNSNKRWSVIISVFSLLVICALLITFLLGLSVYINPILPQWKTMEINEFSTISQSEKRSVDNSKALNTTSNEKFLKDNVITKDDFYAFYVNWDINSERSLRRNIDQIDVLIPQWFHLNSELGLESDIQKDIGDLAKKHDTKVLPLINNTVDGEWNQEIIHKLLNSPKAQLKLIKDLHKQIEQYGYHGINIDFENIKESDRDKLSNFMKELYSTFHASGLLVTIDVPPDNQAFDYNNLEKYSDRMILMLYDESFINPGPIASSSWYVESLSKASKEKLIVSLGNYGYDWDWESKKGGKAVSFEEIMRIAEKANLKVEWDDMSKNPYIKYKDKNKSHELWFLDSATFHNQWKMAISSGAKGVALWRLGTEDPSIWDIVKGHETNQLLAVKNGDITYYSGEGSIFRTKTDQHVGERSLDFDESGLITAESYISMPKVSEIERLSKISKKNKEIVLTFDDGPDPIYTKIVLDILKEHQIRATFFMLGKNAKVHQSMVKEIYSEGHEIGNHTYSHPSNINKVSYNQLKLELNTTQRIIQGITGRSPLLYRTPYGDDQNTYNGDNKNIYDKSHFQRMMEITQMGYITVDYDIDSKDWQTDNSKEIVDNVIKNASNGDIILLHDGGGDRTSTVQALPEIIEKLQSKGFKFVTVSELMDTKRESIMPNVAKVENPLMQSIKVALVSVASFNNIIFIIIYSALFIFAIRLPILFYLAFKHKKHTKISSVGRSINPLVSVVISAYNEEKVISRTIDSVLKSNYVNFEVIVVDDGSIDQTSVIVSENFANSEKVHLINKMNGGKASAINMGIKKANGDIIIAVDADTIISPEAISYLVRHFIDEKVAAVSGNIKVGNMRNLLTIWQHVEYVTGFNLEKRAFALLNCVTVVPGAIGAWRKQVIEELGYFTDDTLAEDTDMSLKILCKGYKITIDEQAYAYTEVPENSNDFLKQRYRWNFGTLQCFWKHKKAFCGIKQKSLGFIALPNMMLFQFVFPLFAPFIDIVFVLGMLSGNIKKSLLFYSCYLLTDFLICLFAFRLEKLSLKPLIPLFFQRIFYRYLLLWVSWKSILAALKGTRVGWNKLKRSGNLIRQVVKR; from the coding sequence TTGAGAAAGATATCTGATTACATTTACAGTCGAAGGAAGAATAAAAAAACTAACTTAGATTTTGATGGCAGTCATAAACATTTTGTTTTTGAAAATAATTCAAACAAAAGATGGAGCGTAATAATAAGTGTTTTTTCACTATTAGTCATTTGTGCTCTCTTAATAACATTTTTATTAGGTTTAAGTGTGTACATTAATCCTATCTTACCCCAGTGGAAAACAATGGAGATTAATGAATTTTCAACTATTAGTCAATCTGAAAAAAGAAGTGTAGATAATTCAAAGGCTTTAAATACTACTTCAAATGAAAAATTTCTAAAAGACAACGTAATTACAAAAGATGATTTTTATGCTTTTTATGTAAATTGGGATATAAATAGTGAACGATCATTACGGCGTAATATTGATCAGATAGATGTTCTTATTCCACAATGGTTTCACTTAAATTCTGAGTTAGGGTTAGAAAGCGATATTCAAAAGGATATAGGCGATCTAGCAAAAAAGCATGATACTAAAGTTCTTCCTTTAATTAACAATACGGTTGATGGTGAGTGGAATCAAGAAATTATTCACAAATTATTGAATTCGCCTAAAGCACAGTTAAAACTAATAAAAGATCTCCATAAACAAATTGAACAGTATGGCTATCATGGAATTAACATTGATTTTGAAAATATAAAGGAAAGTGATAGAGACAAGCTATCAAACTTCATGAAGGAGCTCTATAGCACTTTTCATGCATCTGGTCTTTTGGTAACGATAGATGTACCTCCGGATAATCAGGCATTTGATTATAATAATCTTGAAAAGTATTCTGATCGTATGATTTTAATGTTATATGATGAGAGTTTCATAAATCCGGGTCCTATTGCTTCATCATCATGGTATGTAGAAAGTCTATCAAAAGCATCTAAGGAGAAGCTTATCGTCAGTCTAGGGAATTATGGATACGATTGGGATTGGGAAAGTAAGAAAGGTGGAAAAGCAGTATCCTTTGAAGAGATAATGAGAATTGCAGAAAAAGCAAACCTAAAGGTAGAGTGGGATGATATGAGTAAAAATCCTTATATTAAATATAAGGATAAAAATAAATCGCATGAACTATGGTTTTTAGACAGTGCTACTTTCCACAATCAATGGAAAATGGCTATCTCAAGTGGAGCTAAAGGGGTTGCATTATGGAGATTAGGTACTGAGGATCCATCTATATGGGATATAGTGAAAGGTCATGAAACCAATCAATTACTTGCTGTGAAGAATGGAGATATTACCTACTATTCTGGAGAAGGCAGTATTTTTCGTACTAAAACAGATCAGCATGTGGGGGAACGTAGCCTTGATTTTGATGAATCTGGTTTAATTACCGCAGAATCATATATTTCTATGCCAAAAGTATCTGAGATAGAACGTTTAAGCAAAATCTCAAAAAAAAATAAAGAGATCGTCTTAACATTTGACGACGGACCTGATCCTATATACACAAAAATTGTTTTGGACATTTTGAAAGAACATCAAATAAGGGCAACGTTCTTCATGCTTGGTAAAAATGCGAAGGTTCATCAAAGTATGGTTAAGGAAATATATAGTGAGGGTCATGAAATTGGTAATCATACATATTCCCATCCAAGTAATATTAATAAAGTATCTTATAATCAATTAAAACTGGAATTGAACACTACTCAGCGCATCATTCAAGGTATTACTGGACGTTCACCCTTATTGTACCGAACTCCCTATGGAGATGACCAGAATACATATAATGGCGATAATAAAAATATCTATGATAAATCCCATTTTCAAAGAATGATGGAGATAACTCAAATGGGATATATCACTGTTGATTACGATATTGACTCAAAGGATTGGCAGACAGACAATAGTAAAGAAATTGTTGATAATGTTATAAAAAACGCTTCTAACGGTGATATTATTTTACTTCATGATGGTGGTGGAGACAGGACTTCCACAGTTCAAGCTCTGCCTGAAATTATTGAAAAATTACAAAGTAAAGGTTTTAAATTTGTAACAGTTAGTGAACTGATGGATACAAAAAGAGAAAGCATCATGCCTAATGTTGCAAAGGTAGAAAATCCATTGATGCAGAGTATCAAAGTTGCTTTAGTCAGTGTAGCTAGTTTTAACAATATTATTTTTATTATAATTTATAGTGCATTATTTATTTTCGCTATTCGACTTCCTATACTTTTTTACTTAGCATTTAAACATAAAAAACATACTAAAATATCGAGTGTAGGACGTTCAATCAATCCACTTGTTAGTGTGGTGATCTCCGCCTACAATGAAGAGAAGGTCATAAGTAGAACTATAGATTCCGTTTTAAAAAGTAATTATGTAAATTTTGAAGTAATTGTTGTAGACGATGGTTCTATAGATCAAACCTCAGTGATTGTATCTGAGAATTTTGCTAATAGTGAAAAGGTTCATCTAATAAATAAGATGAACGGTGGAAAAGCCTCAGCAATTAATATGGGAATTAAAAAGGCAAATGGTGATATTATTATCGCTGTTGATGCAGATACCATTATTTCACCTGAAGCTATTTCGTATCTTGTTCGCCATTTCATAGATGAAAAAGTTGCTGCCGTATCTGGAAATATTAAAGTTGGAAACATGCGTAATTTATTAACAATTTGGCAGCATGTTGAGTATGTAACAGGTTTTAATTTAGAAAAACGTGCTTTTGCTTTGCTTAATTGCGTTACGGTTGTTCCAGGAGCAATCGGAGCTTGGCGTAAACAAGTTATTGAAGAGCTTGGGTATTTCACAGACGACACACTAGCAGAAGATACAGACATGTCTTTAAAGATACTATGCAAGGGATATAAAATTACCATTGATGAACAGGCATATGCTTATACGGAGGTACCAGAAAACAGTAATGATTTTCTTAAACAACGCTATAGATGGAACTTTGGAACGTTACAATGTTTTTGGAAGCATAAAAAAGCCTTTTGTGGAATTAAACAAAAATCATTAGGTTTTATTGCGCTCCCTAATATGATGTTATTTCAATTTGTATTCCCTTTGTTTGCACCATTTATAGACATTGTATTTGTTTTGGGAATGTTATCTGGGAATATAAAAAAATCATTATTGTTTTATTCATGTTACCTTCTAACTGATTTCCTTATTTGTTTATTCGCGTTCAGGTTAGAGAAGTTAAGTCTTAAACCATTAATTCCTTTGTTCTTTCAAAGAATTTTCTACCGTTACTTGTTATTATGGGTTTCTTGGAAATCTATTTTAGCTGCTCTGAAAGGGACACGGGTGGGCTGGAATAAATTAAAACGCTCTGGTAATTTAATTAGACAAGTAGTTAAAAGATAG
- the tagU gene encoding polyisoprenyl-teichoic acid--peptidoglycan teichoic acid transferase TagU encodes MEGNSKQEKGKKSRKLTFNIIIGISLFLIIGVCVYGFSVYRSVANTLNSTHEPLNHEVSKNRDLKINFSEQDSISILLLGVDERESDRGRSDSLILLTVNPKDQSSKMVSIPRDTRTEIAGQGKEDKINHAYSFGGVETTIETVEDFLDVPIDFYIELNMESFKDIVNALGGVKVNNAHDFTYDGKRFPEGQLQINGTDALKYSRMRSEDPRGDLGRQDRQRLIIQAVINKGANIKSLANYNDFLDVIAENVRTNLTFNDMKDIQSNYKAARQNIQQVQINGEGTEINGVYYYVVSQSVRTELSSMLKQHLNVN; translated from the coding sequence ATGGAAGGAAATTCGAAACAGGAAAAAGGCAAGAAAAGCCGGAAACTAACCTTTAATATAATAATTGGTATCAGTTTATTTCTAATTATAGGTGTATGTGTATATGGATTTTCAGTTTACAGATCAGTAGCAAATACATTAAATAGTACACATGAACCATTAAATCATGAAGTTTCAAAAAACCGTGACCTAAAGATAAATTTCAGCGAGCAAGATTCTATTTCGATTTTATTACTAGGTGTTGATGAACGTGAGTCTGATCGTGGACGTTCAGATTCACTCATTTTATTGACAGTGAACCCTAAAGATCAATCTTCTAAAATGGTTAGCATTCCGCGTGATACACGTACCGAAATTGCTGGTCAAGGAAAGGAAGATAAAATTAACCACGCTTATTCGTTTGGTGGTGTAGAAACGACTATTGAAACTGTAGAAGATTTCTTAGACGTACCAATTGACTTCTATATTGAATTAAATATGGAAAGTTTTAAAGATATTGTAAATGCATTAGGGGGAGTAAAAGTAAATAATGCACATGATTTTACATATGATGGTAAGCGTTTCCCTGAAGGTCAGCTACAAATAAACGGTACAGATGCATTAAAATATTCTCGTATGCGTTCTGAAGATCCACGTGGTGACTTAGGTCGTCAAGATCGGCAACGCCTAATCATTCAAGCTGTTATTAACAAAGGAGCAAACATAAAATCTCTTGCAAATTATAATGATTTTTTAGATGTAATTGCTGAAAATGTAAGAACAAATTTAACGTTTAATGACATGAAAGACATTCAGAGTAACTACAAAGCAGCTCGTCAGAATATACAACAAGTACAAATTAATGGTGAGGGAACAGAAATCAATGGCGTCTACTATTACGTCGTATCTCAATCAGTGCGAACAGAACTTTCTTCCATGTTAAAACAGCATTTAAATGTTAACTAA
- a CDS encoding biotin transporter BioY — protein MTSSAAARTANHSRTLLLVQTSMFAALMMVGANISSFLIIGGVPITLQTFFAILAGLLLGKRTGAIAMIVYALIGLAGLPVFARFSGGLDTILSPTFGFIISFIFVAYVAGYIVEKFPTKVGFVVAALAGTALNYLFGTNWMYAAYKIWFSAPEGFSYKMAWAWMTVPLPKDLLLAVLAGLFAFRLRPILQKQK, from the coding sequence ATGACTAGTTCCGCTGCTGCAAGAACAGCAAACCATTCACGGACATTATTATTGGTTCAAACGTCAATGTTTGCAGCATTAATGATGGTTGGTGCCAATATTTCTTCTTTTTTAATTATCGGTGGCGTCCCGATTACACTTCAAACATTCTTTGCCATACTAGCTGGTCTCCTACTAGGAAAACGTACAGGTGCAATTGCCATGATTGTATATGCACTAATTGGTTTGGCTGGATTGCCTGTCTTTGCTAGGTTTTCTGGCGGTCTAGACACAATCTTAAGCCCGACTTTTGGATTTATTATTTCCTTTATATTTGTCGCATACGTAGCTGGTTATATTGTTGAAAAGTTTCCAACTAAAGTTGGGTTTGTAGTAGCCGCATTAGCTGGCACTGCACTTAACTACCTTTTTGGGACCAACTGGATGTACGCTGCCTACAAAATTTGGTTTTCAGCTCCAGAAGGCTTTTCCTACAAAATGGCTTGGGCTTGGATGACCGTTCCCCTGCCTAAAGATCTCTTACTCGCAGTACTTGCCGGCTTGTTCGCCTTTAGATTAAGACCGATACTTCAAAAACAGAAATAG
- the larC gene encoding nickel pincer cofactor biosynthesis protein LarC has product MKLLFLDCQSGISGDMTLSALIDLGADINYIREHLRKLPIDPFSLNIKIVDKKGISSKQLDLRFYVTDSEEQLKPPSHALERGHTHEHSHDHGHTHTHNHGHEHSHDIGHHSHSHRKASTILQMIENSELPFRAKERSLAVFRVIAEAEGKIHGMDPEEVHFHEVGAMDSIIDVIGVCLALESLDIGRIVASPVPTGYGKIMIAHGLYPIPAPATAEILIGVPLADFHVKGELTTPTGAAFIKALVDEYGNMPPLAMEKIGYGAGKKDFEHPNVLRVVLFNVEETPQQEQITILECQLDDFTGEAMGFIMEKALNQGALDVYFTPVTMKKSRPGTLITILTKPENTFVLEELLLRETSTFGVRKSEWSRRILSREFKEIQTVYGKITVKVGMLEGEIIKIYPEYEDVKKAAYQYDVPFVDVYLVVQQAAREQVII; this is encoded by the coding sequence TTGATCTTGGAGCAGATATTAACTATATTAGAGAACATTTAAGGAAACTACCAATCGATCCATTTTCATTAAACATAAAAATAGTGGATAAGAAAGGGATATCATCTAAGCAGTTGGATTTACGATTTTATGTAACCGATTCTGAGGAGCAACTGAAACCTCCTTCTCATGCGCTTGAGAGGGGGCATACACACGAACATAGCCACGATCACGGGCACACCCACACTCATAACCATGGTCACGAACATTCACACGATATTGGACATCATAGTCATTCTCACCGAAAAGCTTCTACTATATTACAAATGATAGAAAACAGTGAACTTCCGTTTCGAGCAAAGGAAAGAAGTTTAGCTGTCTTCCGAGTTATTGCAGAAGCCGAGGGGAAAATACATGGGATGGATCCGGAAGAAGTACACTTTCATGAAGTGGGTGCAATGGATTCGATAATTGATGTAATCGGTGTTTGTCTTGCCCTGGAGAGTCTAGATATTGGTAGAATCGTTGCCTCACCTGTTCCTACAGGATATGGAAAAATAATGATAGCACATGGACTTTATCCGATTCCTGCCCCAGCAACCGCAGAAATATTAATTGGTGTTCCTTTAGCCGATTTTCATGTAAAAGGAGAGTTAACGACTCCAACAGGTGCTGCTTTCATTAAAGCTTTGGTAGACGAATATGGTAACATGCCTCCGCTAGCAATGGAGAAAATCGGTTATGGAGCAGGGAAAAAAGATTTTGAGCACCCAAATGTTTTAAGAGTTGTTCTATTTAATGTAGAAGAAACTCCACAACAAGAACAAATTACCATTCTTGAGTGCCAATTAGATGACTTCACTGGTGAGGCAATGGGCTTTATAATGGAAAAAGCGTTGAATCAAGGAGCTTTAGACGTTTATTTCACGCCAGTAACAATGAAAAAAAGCAGACCAGGGACGTTAATTACTATTTTAACAAAACCAGAAAATACTTTTGTATTAGAGGAACTTTTATTGCGCGAAACAAGTACATTTGGCGTTCGTAAATCTGAGTGGTCAAGACGGATTTTATCTCGGGAGTTTAAAGAGATTCAAACTGTTTATGGAAAAATAACTGTCAAAGTAGGTATGCTTGAAGGTGAAATAATAAAAATTTATCCTGAATATGAAGATGTAAAAAAAGCTGCCTATCAATATGACGTTCCATTCGTCGATGTATATTTGGTCGTTCAACAAGCTGCTAGAGAGCAAGTGATAATTTAA